TTCCCCAGCTTCGGCGCCGCGCGCGCGATCTGCTGCGGCGGCCCGCGCCTCACCTCCGCGTCCTCCCACATGATGTGCAGGAAGCCGCCGGGCGCCGGGAGATAGAACATGGGCGGGACGATCACGTGCACCTCCCGCACCGGCTTGTCCGCGCAGTCGTAGCACTGGTACGCGAAGTTCTTTTCCGGTCCCGCGCGCACCCGGCTGGTGAGCATGATGTGCAGCAGCGCGCTGGAGGCGACGCGCTTCCCGTCCTTGTAGATGTCCGCCCACCCCCACGAGCAGAGCGCACAGTTGACCAGCGGCTCGGCCGGCGTGCCGTTCCCGGTGTGGCCGTGGTAGAGGGTGTCGATCACCAGCCCCCCGAACCAGGGCTCGGCGACCGGGTTGGGGGAGAACGGCGCCAGCATCACCTGCTCGATCCGCCACTCGGCTCCCTCGGCGTCCACGAAGGAGATCTCCACCTCCATCGAGTCCTTGGAGAGCTTGGTGTCGTTGTGCGTGTGGTCGAAGGCCGCCACGCGGATCTTCCCGCGCGGGAGCCGCTTCACGTTGTTCGAGTAGGGGACCTTCTCCGGGAAGACGGTCTTCAGCCGCTCCGGGATCTTCTCCGGGAAGGCGGGCGGCCCGGGGAGGATCTGGATGACGGGGTTCTTTCCCTCGAAGTAGATGGCCTTGGGCTGCGCGAGGGGGATCGGCTCCGGCCCTTTGGGCGACGGCCGCTCGTACCAGACGTCCAGGGCCGCCTTCACCCAGGGCTCCAGCGGCTTCTGCATGGGCGACATGGGGGCGCCCGGCGGATCGTTCGGGCCGATCGCTCCCTCGTACGGGACCTGCCGCGCGACCGGCTCCCGGGCCGCCGGGGTGATGGTCACGTCGGGGGTGACGGTCGCCACTCCCTCCCGCGGCGGGGGAGGAACAGGGTCGGGTTCGGCGCGTGGAGCGCAGGCGCCCGCCACGAACAGCACCGCGACTGCGGCCGCACGGATCCGCGGAGACCTCATGGTCACCTCCAGGCTCGGGAACAGGCAATGCCGCCCTCCCGCCTGCACCTGTGCACGGCGGGGGAGAGCCTGCGGAACCCCGCAGGGGACGGAGAGCGGCCGCAAGCAATGTTCCGATGAGCACGGGGGTGGCTGACAGATCGCCCCGGTGTGCCCTTCTGTCTCCGGCCGTCGGCTACGCGGCGTTCTCCCGGGTCCGCAACGGCCTCCTCAGAGCGTGGGTATAAAGTGGGGCAGTAGAGCATCAAGGGCGTGGGCCTGAGTCGCAGGCCCACCGGCCGCTAATTCCCCAGCACGCACGCCCCAGTTCACGCTGGTATTGACTTTCGATACAACGAAGCGTATTCGTATCGGAACCCGATACTACTCTCCGAAAGCCAAATGCCACCGCACGCATCCAACGACATCCTTCGAGGTACGCTCGACCTCCTGATCCTGAAGGCGCTTTCGCTGGAGCCCATGCACGGGTGGTCGATCGCACAGCGGCTGGAGCAGCTCTCTGG
This is a stretch of genomic DNA from Longimicrobiaceae bacterium. It encodes these proteins:
- a CDS encoding multicopper oxidase domain-containing protein; protein product: MATVTPDVTITPAAREPVARQVPYEGAIGPNDPPGAPMSPMQKPLEPWVKAALDVWYERPSPKGPEPIPLAQPKAIYFEGKNPVIQILPGPPAFPEKIPERLKTVFPEKVPYSNNVKRLPRGKIRVAAFDHTHNDTKLSKDSMEVEISFVDAEGAEWRIEQVMLAPFSPNPVAEPWFGGLVIDTLYHGHTGNGTPAEPLVNCALCSWGWADIYKDGKRVASSALLHIMLTSRVRAGPEKNFAYQCYDCADKPVREVHVIVPPMFYLPAPGGFLHIMWEDAEVRRGPPQQIARAAPKLGKKVPTIHLRAAPYLTWDQKEIHVKAGQEYRFVVTNDDPSSFHQLHLHSHPEGGGGHHGGGSQDARHEHAGTAGRTGSLWKPGDDGHGHGDPPAPRNVFLTLPQGATWATMVKFEKPGEYEYMCPVSNHYRRGMHGKFIVTADGQGTRVQKDTGGTR